From the Parcubacteria group bacterium genome, the window GTCACCCTCATGCGTCCATGTGAATAGCCATGCAGCATCAGACATTAGGAGACGAATGCATCCGTGTGATGCAGGTTTTCCTGGCATATTCTGGTGATGAAAAAATATTCCTCTTTCAGTGAGACGCTGTGCATAGAGCATTGGTGCGCCATATGATTCCGGATCATGGGAAAAATAATTTTTGTGTTTCGCCATGATGTGAAAGTTGCCGGTTTTTGTGGGATGCTTTCCGCCAGATGAAATGGGTCCCCAATGGATCAGCTTGCCATATTCATATGCACCAAAATATTGTGTATTGAGAAATACAAATGCTTTTCGCGCCTCATGCTGTGCATGTGGCATATTTTGTGGGACGGGACAATAATTTGGAATGTTATTGTGGTCTGCCGGGATCAAAATTTCATGACCAATTTGGATATTGGTCGGATCGATCCCGTTGAGTTTCATGATGATCGGCCAAGAGCCTTTTGGCGCGATCTTGCTCAGGGTGTCGCCTTCTTTTGTGACGTACACAACAAATCCTTTCGGTATTTCTCTACAGAAAGCGGATGATGTAAAAAAATCAACCCCAAAACCAGTCCCAAAAACAACATATTTTTCATGGATCCTCCTTTTGATAGAGTGTATTTTTTATTCTGTTTTTAAATAAACAAATTCCAGTCAGTATACGCGAGCATTTACGTTTTGTCAATATTTGTGACTTGGTGTGAGTTATCCACAATCATCGCAATAGTTCATTTTCAGTTCATCTCCATGTTCGTTTTATTTTATTTTTCATATATATAATACAAAACATAAAAAGAAATATATTATCATATGAAAAAGATCCTTTCGCGAGGGGTTTCTGTCATTCTGATCGTTTCCATCATTTTCAGTCCACTCCATATCGCATGTATTGATTTTTTACAGCACTTTGTCCAAGTGACGTATGCTGATGACTTGGAAGATCTCTCCATTACAGAAATGGTCACATGGAACAGTGACACGGATCTCAGTATGTACAATACAATATATGCAGAAACCAACGCAATTATCAATATTGAGCCTGGATCAACGATCAAAATACGCAATCTTATCCTATATGAAAATGCTATTATCAATGCAGTTGGCACATCTGAAAAACCGATCACAATCACGCAGTTGCCGATAAATGCTGTAGCGAATGGAGAATATGATGCAGAATGCATTCAACAACCTGCAGGGACGATTTCTCTTGAACAGGATCCGCTCAGTTTGACTGAATCTATTTTTTCCTATGTAACTTTTGAGAATATGGGCACATACATTGACATGAGCCCCGGTAACTACAATTGTCCTGCCATGGTAAGAAATGATCGCATCTTTCCTTCTCTTGCAAAAACTGCGTACGCGGCAAAACCTGCAGAATATTATGATCCATATGACAATGACCCGATCAAGTCATCGCCAGCCGTTTACTATGAGTCAGGTCGTGTAACCATGACAAATTGCACGTTTAAAAACAATGAATTCGCGGATGTCTTGGTAAATATGGAAATTTATGAAGATGCAGATCGTGACAATCATCTTACGATCAAAAACTCCAATTTTGGAGAAAATAAAAAAAATATCGCTGTACGGTCGCGTGTGGTGGATATGAATCGTTACTACGAATATTTTGATGAGCGTTACGCTCTATGTCTCGCAACATTTCCTCCAGGGTATCAGTGGTGGGAAAAATACGAATACTGCTCTCTTCGCGCAACAGGGGAAGCGGATGATAACGAAATGCTTTTTGATGATGGGAGAGTAACTTTGACGAATAATTGGTACGGTCATGAAAATGGTCCCGACACCTCACATATCGAATGGGGTGGCCAAGGTGACCGTGTGTATGGCAATCTCACATTGGATGGATTTCGTCTAACACCGGACATGGCGTCAAACGTCCTCTTCCTCCCGGGAATCAAAGCGAGTCGATTGTACAAAGAGAGAAGTGTTTTGGGTGTCGATAAATTGTGGCCGCCAAATAATTATGTGGACGTCGATGATCTCATGCTTGATGATGATGGAGAGAGCATGAAAAATGTTTTTACGGAAGATGTCATTGATGAGATTGGCGCGCCTATTGTCGGCGGTAATATTTATAAATCTTTTGTGGGCGATCTGCAGGATATGAAAGATGAGAGTGTTATCGCGGATTTTTCCACATATGCATATGACTGGCGGTATGATATGCAAGATATCGTACAAAATGGCACAGCGTATCCCAGCGATGAGACTAAAAATGTGATCAGTGAAATCGAACGCCTCGCACAGTCATCGATAAGCGGAAAAGTGACGATCGTAGCTCATTCCATGGGCGGTCTTTTGACAAAAGCGGCAATGCAGGAATTGGAAAGGCAGGGAAAATCAGCATTGGTCGATACGATCGTTCTCGTAGATTCTCCGCAAATGGGCACACCACAAGCAATTCCCGCTCTATTGCATGGCTATGATGAGGGATTGCCAATTCCGGGGCTCATGAGTGATTTCCAGGCGCGAAAATTTGCAGAAAATATGTCTAGCGCATATGGGCTCTTGCCATCGAAAGAATATTTTGACCGCACAGAAGAACCGGTCATTGATTTTGATACGGCGTTGGAACCGTATAAGAAGTACAAAGATGCATATGGAAATACGATTGGAAACTTTACGGAATTCAGGGATTTTGCATTGGGGAAAAAGGATGATCGTGAAAAACCGGACGTGGCAGATTTGGTGAGTGCAAACATTCTTAACGAAAAACTTTTTGACAAGGCAGCCGATCTTCATGATCACATTGATGCGTGGACGCCATCAGAAGACATTAAAGTGATCCAAATTGGTGGATGGGGATTGGACACGATGCGTGGTGTGACATATACGACAGTAAAAGAAAAAGTGTGCACCGAAGAATGGTCGCCGTATGTCGGAGAAGGAACGCAGAGAACGTGCGAGATCGTGGATACGCCAAACATCGAACCACAGTTTACCGTGGATGGAGATGCCGTTGTCACGACGCCAAGTTCTCTCATGTTGCCAATTGCGGATAATATTGAGAAATATTGGGTGGATTTATTCGATAAGAACTATGGATTAAGAAAAAACAGGGAGCATAAAGATATTTTGGAGGTGGAATCTGTTAGAGGCTTCATATCTGAAATTATTAAAACTCACAAATCTCCAGAAGTTCTTCCACAGTATATTTCTACAAAACGACCGGATGATTCTGCTATTGATGATGCTAATCCTCGTATTCGCATGTCTCTCTATTCTCCA encodes:
- a CDS encoding L,D-transpeptidase family protein produces the protein MYVTKEGDTLSKIAPKGSWPIIMKLNGIDPTNIQIGHEILIPADHNNIPNYCPVPQNMPHAQHEARKAFVFLNTQYFGAYEYGKLIHWGPISSGGKHPTKTGNFHIMAKHKNYFSHDPESYGAPMLYAQRLTERGIFFHHQNMPGKPASHGCIRLLMSDAAWLFTWTHEGDPVTISS
- a CDS encoding peptidoglycan-binding protein; its protein translation is MKKILSRGVSVILIVSIIFSPLHIACIDFLQHFVQVTYADDLEDLSITEMVTWNSDTDLSMYNTIYAETNAIINIEPGSTIKIRNLILYENAIINAVGTSEKPITITQLPINAVANGEYDAECIQQPAGTISLEQDPLSLTESIFSYVTFENMGTYIDMSPGNYNCPAMVRNDRIFPSLAKTAYAAKPAEYYDPYDNDPIKSSPAVYYESGRVTMTNCTFKNNEFADVLVNMEIYEDADRDNHLTIKNSNFGENKKNIAVRSRVVDMNRYYEYFDERYALCLATFPPGYQWWEKYEYCSLRATGEADDNEMLFDDGRVTLTNNWYGHENGPDTSHIEWGGQGDRVYGNLTLDGFRLTPDMASNVLFLPGIKASRLYKERSVLGVDKLWPPNNYVDVDDLMLDDDGESMKNVFTEDVIDEIGAPIVGGNIYKSFVGDLQDMKDESVIADFSTYAYDWRYDMQDIVQNGTAYPSDETKNVISEIERLAQSSISGKVTIVAHSMGGLLTKAAMQELERQGKSALVDTIVLVDSPQMGTPQAIPALLHGYDEGLPIPGLMSDFQARKFAENMSSAYGLLPSKEYFDRTEEPVIDFDTALEPYKKYKDAYGNTIGNFTEFRDFALGKKDDREKPDVADLVSANILNEKLFDKAADLHDHIDAWTPSEDIKVIQIGGWGLDTMRGVTYTTVKEKVCTEEWSPYVGEGTQRTCEIVDTPNIEPQFTVDGDAVVTTPSSLMLPIADNIEKYWVDLFDKNYGLRKNREHKDILEVESVRGFISEIIKTHKSPEVLPQYISTKRPDDSAIDDANPRIRMSLYSPLDIHLYDEHGNHTGPVTTTLDGEEIISIEENIPNSYYAVLGEHKYVGWGTDDDVRVELDGYGSGSYTVNVQEIHITDTGEREGDSTTFEHLPTSADMIVSFTVPRGGIADMSDFTADYDGDGTIDYTITPQINSSATLEEKDHSEPDDDADADTENTTEEQPQKASIDSWKAYQYMTQRKSCPIKLILTLNGKHFDKDGIIRIGDVKGKDIKRDSHRKITATFCMKDLQRAKTNSLKTISIENPDTKRDKADKKIDITKIPWKITAEEIRSANVYTPEGIIVIQKALNSFGYMSAGQINDNDDEAAQKAIMQFQKDHDLPQTGFCGEMTKKKIIEDIKK